In Lusitaniella coriacea LEGE 07157, a genomic segment contains:
- a CDS encoding RHS repeat domain-containing protein — MEDKILPDDVNIQYAYTPDGQVVSIIDEWGTTSFDYDAQGRLIARRDPTSL; from the coding sequence TTGGAAGATAAGATTCTACCCGACGATGTAAACATCCAATACGCCTATACTCCCGACGGTCAGGTGGTCAGCATCATCGACGAATGGGGAACAACGAGCTTTGACTACGACGCTCAAGGACGTTTAATTGCTCGCCGAGACCCCACAAGTCTGTAG